CGCCGAGGACCGCACGTTCGAGCCCGATCCGGTGCGCCGCGCGCGCTACGGCCGGTTCGTCGATCAGCACCTCCCGCGGTTCGGCGGGCCGGAGCTGTACACGCGGACCTGCCTCTACACCGTGCCGCCGGACCAGGACTTCGTGCTCGACACGGTCCCGGACCACCCGCAGGTGGCGGTCGCCGTCGGCGCCGGGCACGCGTACAAGTTCGCGGCGCTGATCGGCGGCCTGCTCGCCGACCTCGCGCTGGACCGGGCGCCGGCCCACCCGATCGACGCCTTCTCCCTCACCCGGCCCGCGCTGACCGACCCGGCCTTCGTGACGGCGTTCCATGTCTGACCCCCACGCCGGGCTGCCGGCCCGACCCGTCGACCCCGCACGGTTCACCGACGAGTCGCTCTACGCCGCGACCCGGCTGCCCGTCGAGTCGGCCGCGACCCTGCTCCCCGACGCCTACACCAGCCCGGAGTTCCTCGCACTGGAGCAGGAGCGGGTGTTCGCGACCGGGTGGGTCGCCGTCGGCTGCACCGCAGACGTGGCGGCGCCGGGCGCGTGCCTCGTCGTCGAGGTCGCGGGGCGCTCGGTGATCGTCACCCGCAATCGGGACGGCGCGCTGCGCGCGTTCCACAACGTCTGCCGGCACCGCGCGACCGCCCTGCTGCCGCCCGGGGCCGGGCACGTCGGCCGGGGCGACCGGATCCGCTGCCCCTACCACTCCTGGGCCTACGACCTCGACGGTGCGTGCCTGGGCACGCCGCTGTTCGAGGGCTCCGACGTCCCGGCCGGGCAGGAGCCGGTCTTCGACACCGCCCCCGCCCGGGCCTTCGACCGCGCCGACCACGGCCTGCTCCCGGTCGCCGTCGACAGCTGGGGCTTCCTGCTCGTCGTCAGCCTGGACCCCGACCCGGGCCCGCTCGTCGAACAGCTCGGTGACCTGCCGCAGCGCTTCGCCTCCTACGACCTGGAGCGGTGGGTGCCGCAGCGCCGCCGGACCTACGAGGTCGCGGCGAACTGGAAGCTCGTCGGCGAGAACTTCATGGAGTACTACCACCTGCCCTGGGTGCACCCGGAGCTGAGCCGGGTCTCGAGGTTCTCCGACCACTACCGGTGGCAGGGCCCGGGGATGTACACGGGCATGTGCACGACCCCGGTCTCGCGCAACAGCGACGCCGGCGGCTGGGACGGGCTGCGCCCGGTCGGCGGCCTGACCGGGGAGGACGCCGACAGCGGCCGGTTCGTGTGGCTCTTCCCGAGCACCGCGCTGAGCGTGCTGCCCAACCACGCCTTCGTGCTGTTCACCCGCCCGGCCGCGCCGGGGCGGACGGTCGAGACGGCGGTGCTCCTGGCGCACCCCGACTCCCTGGACGACCCCGACCACGAGGCCGGCCTGGACGCGCTCGCGGAGTTCTGGGACCTGGTCAACCGCCAGGACCTCGAGATCGTCGAACGCGTCCAGCAGGGGATCGCGAACCCCGCCTACCGCGGTGGGCGCCTGTGCTACCGGTTCGAGGAACCGCTGCACCGCTTCCAGAACATGGTCGTCGACCGGGTGGTGGGCCGGCACCGGATCCCGCCGGGGGACGAGACCCGCACGGCCCGGATGTTCCCGGACCCCGTCAGCGCCAGCCCAGCTCCGGGGCCAGGTGGGTGAGGACCGCCTCCACCACGTGGGCGTTGTAGTCCACGCCCAGCTGGGTCGGCACGGTGAGCAGCAGCGTGTCGGCGGCGGCGATCGCCTCGTCCTCGGCCAGCTCGTCGACCAGCTTGTCCGGCTCGCCCGCGTAGGTCCTTCCGAAGCGGGCGTTGCCGCCGTCGAGGAACCCGACCTGGTCGGTGCTGTGGCGCTCGCGCCAGAACAGCTGCTTGTCGAGGTCGTCGACGATCGGGAAGATGCTGCGGCTCACCGACACCCGGGGCGCGCGGTCGTGGCCCGCGTCGGCCCAGGCGTCGCGGAAGCGCCGGATCTGCTCGGCCTGCAGCTGGTGGAAGGGCACGCCGGTGTCCTCGGAGAGCAGCGTCGAGCTCATCAGGTTCATGCCCTGGCGCGCGGTCCACTCGGCCGTCGCGCGCGTGCCGGCGCCCCACCAGATCCGGTCGCGCAGACCGGGGGACTGCGGCTCGATGCGCAGCAGGCCCGGGGGGTTGGGGAACATCGGGCGCGGGTTCGGCCGCGCGAAGGCCTCGCCCTGGATGACCTCGAGGAACCGGCTGGTGTGCCGGCGGGCCATGTCGGCGTCGGTCTCGCCCTCGGCCGGCTCGTGGCCGAAGTGGCGGAACCCGTCGACGACCTGCTCGGGCGATCCCCGGCTGATCCCGAGGTGGAGCCTGCCGCCGGAGATGAGGTCGGCCGCGGCGGCGTCCTCGGCCATGTAGAGCGGGTTCTCGTAGCGCATGTCGATGATGCCGGTGCCCAGCTCGATCCGGCTGGTGCGGGCCCCGGCCGCGGCGAGCAGCGGGAACGGCGACGCCAGCTGCTGCGCGAAGTGGTGGACCCGGAAGTACGCCCCGTCTGCGCCCAGCTCCTCCGCGGCGACCGCGAGCTCGATGGACTGCAGCAGCGCGTCACCGCCGGACCGCACCATCGAGTGCGGCGAGTCCGACCAGTGCCCGAAGGAGAGGAAACCGATGTTCTTCACCTCTCAACCAACTCGCCGGCGGCGTGCGGCATTCCGGGTCCCGGCCGCGCCCACGATCTGGTTATGGTCCCCCGGTGGACTTCGAGCTGACCGATGATCACCAGACGATCCGGACGGCGATCGCGGAGCTGGCGGGCGAGTTCGACGACCGGTACTGGATGACCAGGGACCGGGAGCACGCGTTCCCCACGGAGTTCTACGACGCCCTGGCCACCGGTGGCTGGCTCGGGGTGACCACGCCCGAGGAGTACGGCGGGCACGGGCTGGGGATCACCGAGGCGTCGATCATCCTGGAGGAGGTCGCGCGTTCGGGCGGGGGGATGAACGCGGCGAGTGCGATCCACCTGTCGATCTTCGGGATGCACCCGGTGATCCTGCACGGGTCCGCGGAGCTCAAGGCGCGGACGCTGCCGCGGATCGTCGACGGCTCGCTGCACGTGTGCTTCGGGGTCACCGAGCCCGGTGCGGGGCTGGACACCACGAAGATCACGACGTTCGCGCGGCGCGACGGGGACTCCTACATCGTGAACGGGCGCAAGGTGTGGATCTCCAAGGCGCAGGAGTCGGAGAAGGTCCTGCTGCTGACCCGCACGACGAAGTTCGAGGACTGCGCGAAGAAGACCGACGGCATGACGCTGTTCCTCACCGACCTGGACCGGGCGCACGTCGACGTCCGGCCGATCGCGAAGATGGGTCGCAACGCGGTGAGCTCGAACGAGCTGTTCATCGACGACCTGCGGGTTCCGGTGGAGGACCGGGTCGGGGAGGAGGGGCAGGGCTTCCGCTACATCCTCGACGGCCTGAACCCGGAGCGGATGCTCATCGCGGCGGAGGCGCTGGGGATCGGGCGGGTCGCACTCGACACCGCGGTCCGCTACGGCAACGAGCGCGAGGTGTTCGGGCGGCCGATCGGGATGAACCAGGGGCTGCAGTTCCCGCTGGCCGACTCGCTGGCCCGCCTCGACGCCGCGGAGCTCACGCTGCGGAAGGCGACCTGGCTCTACGACCGGGGCCTGCCGTGCGGGCGGGAGGCGAACACGGCGAAGTACCTGTGCGCGGACGCCGGGTTCGACGCGGCGGACCGGGCGCTGCAGACCCACGGGGGGATGGGGTACTCCGAGGAGTACCACGTGGCGCGGTACTTCCGGGAGGCGCGGCTGCTCAAGATCGCGCCGTTGAGCCAGGAGATGGTGCTGAACTACCTCGGCTCGCACGTGCTGGGCCTGCCGAGGAGCTACTGATGATCGACCTGCGGCGCCACGTCGCGGCGGGGGACGGCGTCTGGTGGGGGCAGGCCGCGGCCGAGGCCACCCCGCTCGTCGACGCGCTGCACGCCCAGGTCGGCGACATCGGGGCGGTCCGCGGGTTCTGCGGGATCGCCCCGCACCGCCGCGACCGGCCCCCCGGGCTGACCCTCGTCTCGTACGGGGCGATGGGGGAGCTGCGGCGGGTCCCGGGCCTGGAGATCGTGCCCGGCCACTACTCGACGCTGCCGCGGCTGTTCGCGCAGCGGCTGCTCCCCGGCGACGTCGGGCTGGTCCAGGTGGCGCCGCCCGGCCCGGACGGCACGTGCTCGCTCGGGATCGGGGTCGACTACGCCGCCGACGCCGCGCGCTGGTCCCGCACCCTGATCGCCGAGATCAACCACCGGATGCCGGTCACCGCCGGCACTCCCGGCATCCCGCTCGACCGGTTCGCCGCCGTCGTCGAGACCGACCGCGCGCTGCCGGAGTTCCCCGACCGCACCCCCGACGCCGTCGACGAGGCGATCGCGGCGCACGTCGCCGACCTGGTCCGCGACGGCGACACGATCCAGCTGGGCGTCGGGTCGCTGCCCGCCGCGATCCTGAACGGCCTGTCCGGGCACCGCGACCTCGGCGTGCACACCGGGATGATCACCGACGGCGTGCTGCGGCTGGTCGACGCGGGCGTGATCACCGGGCGCCACAAGGAGATCGACCCCGGGGTCGTCGTCACCGGCACCGCGCTGGGCGGCGCCGACCTCTACGCCCGGGTCGGCGGGATGCCGGTCGAGTTCCGGCCGGCGGGCTACACGCACGGCGCCGCCGTCCTCGCCCGGCTGTCGCGGCTGGTGTCGATCAACTCCGCCCTGCAGGTCGACCTCACCGGCCAGGTCAACGGCGAGTCGGTCGGCGGCCGCTACCTCGGCGGCGTCGGCGGGCAGGCCGACTTCTCCGGGGCCGCGGCCCGCACCGGCGCGCGCTCGGTGATCGCCCTGCGGTCGACGAGCGGCGGGGCGTCGACGATCGTGCCCCTGCTCGACCACGGCACGGTCACCACCGCCCGCGCCGACGTCGACACCGTCGTCACCGAGCACGGCGTCGCGCACCTGCGGGGCCGCCCGCTGCACGAACGCCCGGCCCACCTCGCGGCGATCGCCGCCCCGGAGCACCGCGACACACTGCTGAGCGACACACTGCTGAGAGGACGACGATGACCAGAACCGCATTCGTCACCGGAGGGGCCCGGGGCATCGGCCGGAGCATCGCGACGACGCTCGGCGCCCAGGGCTTCCGGGTCGGGGTCGTCGACCGCGACCTCGAACCGGCGCGGGCCACCGCCGAGGCGATCACCGCGGCCGGCGGCACCGCGATCGCGGTGTGGGCCGACGTCACCGACACGGCCTCGGTGCGGGCGGCGGTGGAGACCGTCACCGCCGAGCTGGGGCCGGTCGACGTCGCGGTCAACAACGCCGGGTGGGACGACTTCATGAACTTCGTCGACACCACCGAGGAGTTCTGGGAGAAGGTCCTCGACATCAACTTCACGGGCGCGCTGCGGGTCTGCCACGCCGTCGTGCCCGGCATGACGGAGCGCGGCTACGGCCGGATCGTCAACATCGGGTCCGACGCCGGCCGCGTCGGGTCGTCGCTGGAGGCCGTCTACTCCGGGGCGAAGGGCGGCATCATCGCCTTCACCAAGACCCTCGCCCGGGAGATCGCGTCGACGGGCGTCACGGCCAACACGGTGTGCCCCGGCCCGACCGACACCGCGATGCTGCGCGCCTACGCCGACAGCTCGCCCGACGGCGCGAAGGTCCTGGCCGGGATGACCCGCGCGGTGCCGATGCGCCGCCTGGCCCAGCCCGCCGACGTCGCCGCCGCGGTGGCGTTCTTCGCCTCCGGGCCCGCGGGCTACATCACCGGCCAGACGCTGTCGGTCAGCGGCGGACTGACGATGGCCTGAGCGCGGCCGCCCGGACGGGGGCCGGTTCGGGCCGGACGTCCCCGGTGTCGGCGCCGGAACGGGCCGAAGGCCCTGGCGACGGGGGTCGGGTGCCGCTGCCGGTGCGCCCGGCCGCGGACGAGGGTGGGGGTGCACCCCCACCCGAGGAGAACGCGATGAGCGAGCACGACATCCGGCGGACCGTGGTCGTCGGCGTCGACGGATCCGACAGCGCGACGGACGCCGTCCGCTGGGGCGCGGCGGAGGCCGCCCGCAGGCGGGTCCCGCTGCGGCTGGTGATCGGGTTCGGCTGGCCGGCCGAGGAGCACCTGCCGCACGGGACCGCCTACCGGGAGCAGCTGCTGGGGCGGGCCCGCGGGCACCTGGCGGCCGCGGCCGGGGTGGCCGCGGCGCAGCAGCCGGGCCTCGACGTCGAGCAGCAGCTGATCGTCGGGTCGCCGATCGCGGTCCTCGGGGCCGAGGCGGAGCGCGCGCAGCTCGTCGTCGTCGGCGACCGGGGTGCGAGCCGGCTGGAGGGGCTGCTGCTGGGCTCGGTCGCCGTGGCGCTGGCCGCGCACGCGGCGTGCCCCGTCGCGGTCGTGCGGTGGGCGGAGCGGGAGTCGGCGGAGAACGGGTCGCTGCCCGTGGTGCTCGGGGTGGACGGGTCCGCCACGAGCCAGGCGGCGATCGCGTTCGCCTTCGAGGCCGCGTCGGCGCGGAAGGTCCCGGTGGTGGCGGTGCACACCTGGTCGGGCATGGTGTTCGACCCCGGGGTGGCGTCGATGGGGATCGACTGGGCCGCGATCGAGGACGCCGAGCGGGAGCTGCTGGCCGACCAGCTGGCGGGGTGGGCGGAGAAGTTCCCCGACACCTTCGTCGAGCAGGTCGTCACCCGCGACCGGCCCGCGCACGCCCTGCTCGAGCAGGCGGCCCGGGCCCAGCTGGTGGTGGTCGGGTCCCGCGGGCGGGGCGAGGTCGCCGGTCTGGTGCTGGGGTCGGTGGGCAACGCGCTGGTGCACCGCTCACCGTGCCCGGTGGTCGTCGTGCGCCCGGACGCCGCGGCGCCCGTGCAGCCGGGCGGCCGGGAACGCCGGGGGTGACGACCTCCCGCGCCCGGCGCCCGGCTCCCCGACCGGGGAGCGCGGGTCAGCCGGCGAGCGCGGCCGCGGCCGCCCGGAGCCTGCCGATGCGCACGCCCGACGTGTCCACGGCGTCGCCGGAGGCGGTCACCGTGCCGATGCGGACCCCGCTGTGGTCGAGGACGTCGCCTGCCGCGGTCGCGGTGCCGATGGACGTGCCGCTGTGGTCGACGACGGTGCGGTCGTTCTCCATGTCGTACCTCCGGGTGTGGGTGGTGGTCCCCACCCTCGTCGCCCCGACCCGCCGGCGGAACGGGCCGAACGTCCCCCGGGTCGTGGCCCGGCGACCTAGCGGGTGTCGTCCCGGACGGCCCGCACGGCCCGGCGGAGCGCCCCGACGAGCGCGGACCGGTCGTCGGAGCGGGTGCACAGCGAGATCGGGCAGGGTTCGGCGTCGGTGACCGGGACGAAGACCACCTCGGGATGGCGGTGGCTGTCGACCACGGAGCTGCCGGTGATCGCGACGGCCTCGCCCGAGGCGACGACCTCGAGCAGCTCGTCCATCGTGTGCACGACGGGCCCGTAGCGGACGGGGACGCCGCTGGGCCGGGGGTCGCACGCCCACCACCGCACCCACTGCTCGTCGGTCTCGTCGTCGGTGACGTGGGGTTCCCCGTCGAGGTCGTCCAGCGCGACCTCCGCGCGGGAGGCCAGCCGGTGCCCCGCCGGGAGCGCGACGACCCGCGGCTCGTGGCGGACCAGGTCGAGGCGGAGCCCGTCGGTGTCGGCGATCGGGGGCCGCACCAGCGACGCGTCCACCGCCCCGGTCCGGACCGCCGCGGCCTGGTCGGGCCAGGGCAGCTGGACGAGCTGCACCGACACGCCGGGGCCGTCGCGCTGCACCAGGTCGATGATGCGCCGGGTGTGCGTGCCGGTGGCGGCGGTCATGAACCCCAGCCGCAGCACCCCGGCGAGGGTGCGGCGGTGCGCCTCGACCGCGGCGACGGCCCGGTCGGCGGCGGCCAGCGCCGCCCGTGCGTCCGGGAGGAAGCGGCGGCCCGCCTCGGTGGGGACGACCGGGTGCGCGCTGCGGTCGACCAGCTCGGCGCCGAGCCGGCGCTCGAGCATGCGGACCTGCTTGCTCAGCGCGGGCCCGCTGACGTGCAGCCGGGCCGCGGCCCGACCGAAGTGGCCCTCGTCGACGACGGTCACGAGGTAGCGCACGAGGTGCAGGTTGAGGTCCACGCCGACTCCCTCCGGTCCCGGCAGTGTCGCACGTCATCCGGCGGACGGGGCGTCCACCTGGAGTGATAACCGGATGGTTCACGCGGTGGCCGACACGTGTCCTGGACACCGCCGGGGACGACCACGAACGTCGGTGCCATGAGCCGCTACGAGCACGAGTTCGTGACCATGTTCGCCGGGCTGGAGAAGCAGCTGGAGGGCATCGACAACCCCCGGCACCGGGCGATCCTGAAGAACTACCGCCGCCACGGGCTGCTGGAGGTCGCCGGGCGCTACAAGGAGCTGCTCGCGCCGGACATGACCGTCGAGCACCCGCACTACCGCCTGCACGAGGGCGGGCAGTCGATCATCCTCGACGGCATGGAGCAGGTCGTCGGGTTCTACGAGTCCCTGATGGCCGCGAACGCGATCGTCATGTGGGTGGCCGAGCAGGACATCGCGGTCAACGACCACGGCTTCTCCGGCGAGGTCGTGTTCAACGCGTTCGTCCCGGCCCCGATGCTCGGGGAGAGCGCCTTCTCCGACATCCGCGCGGGCGACCCGGGGGAGATGTACCTGCTGCGCCGCACGCTGGCGTTCGTCTGGCCCTACGACGAGCGCGGTCGCCTCATCGGCGAGCACGTCTA
This sequence is a window from Pseudonocardia petroleophila. Protein-coding genes within it:
- a CDS encoding aromatic ring-hydroxylating oxygenase subunit alpha; this translates as MSDPHAGLPARPVDPARFTDESLYAATRLPVESAATLLPDAYTSPEFLALEQERVFATGWVAVGCTADVAAPGACLVVEVAGRSVIVTRNRDGALRAFHNVCRHRATALLPPGAGHVGRGDRIRCPYHSWAYDLDGACLGTPLFEGSDVPAGQEPVFDTAPARAFDRADHGLLPVAVDSWGFLLVVSLDPDPGPLVEQLGDLPQRFASYDLERWVPQRRRTYEVAANWKLVGENFMEYYHLPWVHPELSRVSRFSDHYRWQGPGMYTGMCTTPVSRNSDAGGWDGLRPVGGLTGEDADSGRFVWLFPSTALSVLPNHAFVLFTRPAAPGRTVETAVLLAHPDSLDDPDHEAGLDALAEFWDLVNRQDLEIVERVQQGIANPAYRGGRLCYRFEEPLHRFQNMVVDRVVGRHRIPPGDETRTARMFPDPVSASPAPGPGG
- a CDS encoding LLM class flavin-dependent oxidoreductase, yielding MKNIGFLSFGHWSDSPHSMVRSGGDALLQSIELAVAAEELGADGAYFRVHHFAQQLASPFPLLAAAGARTSRIELGTGIIDMRYENPLYMAEDAAAADLISGGRLHLGISRGSPEQVVDGFRHFGHEPAEGETDADMARRHTSRFLEVIQGEAFARPNPRPMFPNPPGLLRIEPQSPGLRDRIWWGAGTRATAEWTARQGMNLMSSTLLSEDTGVPFHQLQAEQIRRFRDAWADAGHDRAPRVSVSRSIFPIVDDLDKQLFWRERHSTDQVGFLDGGNARFGRTYAGEPDKLVDELAEDEAIAAADTLLLTVPTQLGVDYNAHVVEAVLTHLAPELGWR
- a CDS encoding acyl-CoA dehydrogenase family protein, whose amino-acid sequence is MDFELTDDHQTIRTAIAELAGEFDDRYWMTRDREHAFPTEFYDALATGGWLGVTTPEEYGGHGLGITEASIILEEVARSGGGMNAASAIHLSIFGMHPVILHGSAELKARTLPRIVDGSLHVCFGVTEPGAGLDTTKITTFARRDGDSYIVNGRKVWISKAQESEKVLLLTRTTKFEDCAKKTDGMTLFLTDLDRAHVDVRPIAKMGRNAVSSNELFIDDLRVPVEDRVGEEGQGFRYILDGLNPERMLIAAEALGIGRVALDTAVRYGNEREVFGRPIGMNQGLQFPLADSLARLDAAELTLRKATWLYDRGLPCGREANTAKYLCADAGFDAADRALQTHGGMGYSEEYHVARYFREARLLKIAPLSQEMVLNYLGSHVLGLPRSY
- a CDS encoding acetyl-CoA hydrolase/transferase family protein → MIDLRRHVAAGDGVWWGQAAAEATPLVDALHAQVGDIGAVRGFCGIAPHRRDRPPGLTLVSYGAMGELRRVPGLEIVPGHYSTLPRLFAQRLLPGDVGLVQVAPPGPDGTCSLGIGVDYAADAARWSRTLIAEINHRMPVTAGTPGIPLDRFAAVVETDRALPEFPDRTPDAVDEAIAAHVADLVRDGDTIQLGVGSLPAAILNGLSGHRDLGVHTGMITDGVLRLVDAGVITGRHKEIDPGVVVTGTALGGADLYARVGGMPVEFRPAGYTHGAAVLARLSRLVSINSALQVDLTGQVNGESVGGRYLGGVGGQADFSGAAARTGARSVIALRSTSGGASTIVPLLDHGTVTTARADVDTVVTEHGVAHLRGRPLHERPAHLAAIAAPEHRDTLLSDTLLRGRR
- a CDS encoding SDR family NAD(P)-dependent oxidoreductase, which gives rise to MTRTAFVTGGARGIGRSIATTLGAQGFRVGVVDRDLEPARATAEAITAAGGTAIAVWADVTDTASVRAAVETVTAELGPVDVAVNNAGWDDFMNFVDTTEEFWEKVLDINFTGALRVCHAVVPGMTERGYGRIVNIGSDAGRVGSSLEAVYSGAKGGIIAFTKTLAREIASTGVTANTVCPGPTDTAMLRAYADSSPDGAKVLAGMTRAVPMRRLAQPADVAAAVAFFASGPAGYITGQTLSVSGGLTMA
- a CDS encoding universal stress protein: MSEHDIRRTVVVGVDGSDSATDAVRWGAAEAARRRVPLRLVIGFGWPAEEHLPHGTAYREQLLGRARGHLAAAAGVAAAQQPGLDVEQQLIVGSPIAVLGAEAERAQLVVVGDRGASRLEGLLLGSVAVALAAHAACPVAVVRWAERESAENGSLPVVLGVDGSATSQAAIAFAFEAASARKVPVVAVHTWSGMVFDPGVASMGIDWAAIEDAERELLADQLAGWAEKFPDTFVEQVVTRDRPAHALLEQAARAQLVVVGSRGRGEVAGLVLGSVGNALVHRSPCPVVVVRPDAAAPVQPGGRERRG
- a CDS encoding LysR family transcriptional regulator, encoding MDLNLHLVRYLVTVVDEGHFGRAAARLHVSGPALSKQVRMLERRLGAELVDRSAHPVVPTEAGRRFLPDARAALAAADRAVAAVEAHRRTLAGVLRLGFMTAATGTHTRRIIDLVQRDGPGVSVQLVQLPWPDQAAAVRTGAVDASLVRPPIADTDGLRLDLVRHEPRVVALPAGHRLASRAEVALDDLDGEPHVTDDETDEQWVRWWACDPRPSGVPVRYGPVVHTMDELLEVVASGEAVAITGSSVVDSHRHPEVVFVPVTDAEPCPISLCTRSDDRSALVGALRRAVRAVRDDTR